The genomic window TTGGGGGAAAAGTTTGTGATCTACTGAAATTAGGCAGGCAGGCTCCTGGTTAGAAAGCTGTTCAGAATGTCATTGTGGAAGCGTTCGCGGTAGCGTCTCGCAGAGAAGCGCAATGAAGCAATCTCTGAGTCTTTGTGATTGCTTCGCTCCACTGCGTTGCGTACCCTACGGGAAGGCTCCGCCTACGCAATGACAGACTTTGGATCATTTATTTAATTGGAACACTCTAACATGAAAAAGAGGATCAATAATTTTGGGGTCATTTTGGGTAAGTTTCGACCTGATGAACCGAAAGTTAACCAAAAAAAATGCTAAAAACCTCATGGTTATAAGTTTTTCTTTCAACTGGGCGTAATAAAATTATTACTCTAGGGTATAAGGTAAAAACCAGTTTATCACCATGCTACTAGTGGAAAGAATGAGAAAGTAACCAACCATCCCAACTGACAACCCCACCTCGCCATAATCACCACCTGATCACAATCGCACCAATCTTCTCTACAACGTCCTACACCAGCCATTAAACGACATCAAGCAACCTACATCAAACAGTTATCTCACTGCCGACGATAAGCTTGAGGTGCACCGCATTTATCAGGTCTGAAAGATATATCGGTACAAACTCGTAGGTAAACTCCTGTCCACTTAAGCTCCCCAAATTTACCAGAAAAACTATTAGAAAATTTTCGACCGTTTCTACTAGTCGTATTTCCAGTCATACGTTGCCGTGAAGAATCGGGAGCAAAATCTCGAAAGCCCTGAGCCTCAATATACACAGGCTTACTTTTTTTCGACTTTAAGGTAATTTTGTAATTAAAGTTTTTCGTACCAGTCCAGTTTATTGTGCCAGTAGCGCTACCATCCGAAGACGAAATTGAAATCTCTTGAGCAAAGGCAGGTAAGACAGGTAAGACAGATGGAATTACGAGTAAAGCTAGCCCAACTACAGTAAAGGAAAATGATTTCAAACGCATTTTCTGTGTCCTTTTATGTCTTGAAGGTATAAATTCATCGTATCTATTCAATAGATATCTCCAAACTCATCTTTACCCATTGACAAATGGTTAAGATCATTAACCATTTGTCAATAAGTAATGGTGCTTAAAATTTAGTCAAAATCGAGGTCACAAACGCAAATTTTCAGCCTGCTATGCTGAACACGAGTGCGTCTGGTAGAGAAGGCCAGCTACGCCTACGCATTATATTTAAAGCATCGTTCATGCTTGCGTTAAAGCATAGTATAAAGCTTAATTAGTTACTCGATAGTATAGATAATTTACAGCGTAATCACTATTAACAAAATAAGTTATATCTTAAATTTTCATGAATGCTCTCCTATAGGACTTACGCAAAAAACCTCTCAAACTCTTATTCCTCTGCGTCCTCTGTGGTTCGATTTTCTGTTACCTGTGCGTAAGTTCTCTCCTAAAAGGAGCTATGGTGTACACACAAGTCTGAAATAGCTGATTAACCAAGGTTTTACCCCACCCTAACCCTCCCCGAAGATTGGGGAGGGAATTAAATTTCCTGTTTCCCCCCTTGGAAAGGGGGGATTAAGGGGAGTAATTCGACTTGTGTGTACACGGTAGCCTAAAAGAAGAGAGGTCAGAGTGGATTGCATACAAACGAGCGATCGCTATAGTTAACGCTCTTGGATGGACATTGGTAGGAGACAAGATTGAGGACTTCTTCCCTGCTCCCTCATCTCCCCCCTCCCGTTACCCTTACAGCAGAATTCAAGTATTTGAACCACATCTGTCGTAGGGGCGCAAGGCCAAGATCCCCTCCCGCGTGGTCTATTTACCTGAAAATAGCTGTAATTAAGATTCTGGAACGATCGCAACACCATCCCTGAGATTGAGCAATCCTGAGATAATAACTTGATCTTCTGGCTGTAATCCTTCAATAACTTGGTAATTATTATCTCTGATCTCGCCTAGCTTCACTCGCCTTTGTCGAGCTACTTGTTGGGATACACCTTGGGGAGATTTTTCGGTTTCAACTACATAAACAAAAGTGTCCCCAGCTATACGAGTCATTGCTGTTGTGGGAATTAAAACTCCGGGGCGCTGATTCCAGAACACTCTTGCCCTTACCAATTGATCTGCACGTAGCTGACCGTTAGGGTTGTTAAAAAGTGCTTTGATCAGTATCCCTTGTGTTTGATTACTGGCATTAGGTGCAATAAAAAATACCCTACTTCTACCAAGCTTCTCACCTTGTGTGTTCATGACCTCCACTGGCATTCCCTTACGCAATTGGGGCCCTTGCTGTAGTGGCACAGAGATATTAACTTCTAAAGGTCGATTTTGGGTGATATTAACTAATTGTGTGGAGGTGTTAACTAAATCACCTACTTTCACGGCGATGTTGCCAACTGTGCCACCAAAGGGAGCGATAATTTTGTCGGACTGAAGCGGGACTTGTTGGTTTGGAATATTTACATTAGCTTGCTGCAAGGCTTTTTCAGCCTGCAATATGTTGGAGCGTTGTGCTTGAATCCTGGAATCAATTGCATCAAGAGTAGTCTTAGCAGCGGTGAGCCGATCAGCAAACTGATTGCGAGTCTGTCGAGACACGGCTCCTTCTTGAGCTAGGGTGACAAACTTTTCGTAGTTCTGCTGGTACAATTGCAGATTTGCAACGTAGGATGGTCGTTGTGCTTCCAGAGATTTGAGTGT from Nostoc sp. UHCC 0926 includes these protein-coding regions:
- a CDS encoding efflux RND transporter periplasmic adaptor subunit, whose amino-acid sequence is MTSPEPQNDFGDKPPQTPFEPPSGKRRWLWLFLPALLLLGGGTAIVWRLFTPQNSAPSTANAQPQGVRVKISTVQSGIIEESSDFIASLKSQRSVTLQSRIQGQVTQIFVKSGDPVAQGAAIIQVDPTPQAGVSGNNAVPQGFLVQLENARATLKSLEAQRPSYVANLQLYQQNYEKFVTLAQEGAVSRQTRNQFADRLTAAKTTLDAIDSRIQAQRSNILQAEKALQQANVNIPNQQVPLQSDKIIAPFGGTVGNIAVKVGDLVNTSTQLVNITQNRPLEVNISVPLQQGPQLRKGMPVEVMNTQGEKLGRSRVFFIAPNASNQTQGILIKALFNNPNGQLRADQLVRARVFWNQRPGVLIPTTAMTRIAGDTFVYVVETEKSPQGVSQQVARQRRVKLGEIRDNNYQVIEGLQPEDQVIISGLLNLRDGVAIVPES